A part of Alkalinema sp. FACHB-956 genomic DNA contains:
- a CDS encoding TrkA family potassium uptake protein, translating to MYVLIGGAGMMGLGLAQQLLTLGHTVAIIDIDPLACRFAREKIGVMAFEGSAVSTKVLIEAGIRKANAVVAALRDDALNLAMITLSRSYGVSHIVVRMRDQEFLEAYRLAQASHIISTVDLAVATMVNAIEYPAVESMMHFEQGQVEVLKLPVPVDCYVAGRTVAQIAQDPRFPNSSLIIGYQCHTCANLEIPNGSTVLEAGSTILVVTRPELVHQMIDFLGIQASHLPTLKVSHPNL from the coding sequence ATGTACGTTCTAATTGGTGGGGCAGGAATGATGGGACTGGGGTTAGCCCAGCAGTTATTAACTCTCGGTCATACTGTGGCAATCATTGATATAGACCCACTTGCCTGTCGCTTTGCCCGTGAGAAAATTGGAGTCATGGCATTTGAAGGTAGCGCTGTTAGCACAAAAGTTCTTATTGAGGCAGGGATTCGAAAAGCCAATGCAGTTGTTGCTGCACTCAGAGATGACGCATTGAATTTAGCCATGATTACATTGTCGAGGAGTTATGGGGTTTCTCATATAGTGGTGCGAATGCGAGATCAGGAATTTCTAGAAGCTTACCGTTTAGCGCAAGCCAGCCATATTATCAGCACAGTTGACTTAGCCGTTGCAACAATGGTAAATGCCATTGAATACCCCGCAGTTGAGTCAATGATGCACTTTGAGCAGGGGCAGGTAGAAGTACTAAAGTTGCCTGTTCCAGTCGATTGCTATGTGGCTGGTCGTACCGTTGCCCAAATTGCTCAAGACCCACGTTTTCCAAACAGTTCACTAATCATTGGTTACCAATGCCATACCTGCGCCAATCTGGAAATTCCAAATGGTAGTACTGTGTTGGAAGCAGGTTCGACAATTCTGGTTGTCACTCGTCCTGAGTTAGTTCACCAAATGATTGATTTTCTGGGCATTCAGGCTAGTCATCTTCCAACTTTAAAAGTTTCTCATCCAAATCTTTAA
- a CDS encoding cation:proton antiporter: MEWILAQQTPLSSHPATDSKIVGAIPELVIILIILLMIATAVALVTQRLRIPYVTGLVLAGLPITEVLSRRIGLDPSLVLNLFLPILIFEAAINTHISHLRSTFKPITLLAGPGSILSSVIIAILVKFGLGLSWIPALLIGIILANTDTVSMIAVFKEIRVPSRLTTIVEGETLFNDAAALVSFNLILVVYATGSLTVIEGARELLVVALGGGLVGAILGYLSLPIFAQLNDPLSRLLLTVALALGTFQIGQFLGVSGAVAVVIAGLIFGNLGLTRSSSASDRIALLSFWEYAGFGVNTFIFLLIGIEINPVTLWKILPSILLVILACQLGRILSVYLLLAGLRWFDRPIPLRWQHVLFLGNIKGSLSMALALSIPLTLPGRNNIIELIFGAVLFSLVGQGLSLPWLVKRLKINQASDEMEQSGKLQIQLIAAKAAQDELDSLLKSGILPKAIYEELWASYQARVAESERVLRDFHNQYRADQLRGDRHGLDAIRRQLLLAEKGAVSAALRKRIVPEDLVQPYIKDLDEKLLKLEDD, from the coding sequence ATAGAGTGGATTTTAGCGCAACAAACCCCCTTAAGCAGTCATCCCGCTACAGACAGCAAAATAGTAGGAGCTATTCCTGAGCTAGTGATCATCTTGATCATTCTACTCATGATTGCAACGGCTGTTGCCCTTGTAACCCAGCGACTGCGCATTCCCTATGTCACAGGTTTAGTGCTAGCAGGGTTGCCCATCACGGAGGTTTTGTCGCGTCGAATTGGTTTAGACCCATCTCTTGTTTTAAATCTTTTCTTACCCATTCTGATCTTTGAAGCAGCAATCAATACCCATATCAGCCATCTCCGTAGCACCTTTAAACCAATTACACTGCTGGCAGGACCAGGATCGATTTTATCTTCGGTGATTATTGCGATTCTGGTGAAATTTGGTCTAGGGCTAAGTTGGATTCCGGCTCTACTGATTGGGATTATTCTAGCGAACACAGACACGGTTTCGATGATTGCTGTGTTTAAGGAAATCCGTGTCCCTTCACGACTAACTACCATTGTGGAGGGAGAAACTCTGTTCAATGATGCCGCAGCCTTGGTTTCCTTCAATTTGATTCTGGTCGTTTATGCAACAGGCTCTCTTACTGTCATTGAAGGAGCTAGGGAACTGCTCGTCGTGGCTTTGGGCGGAGGACTTGTAGGAGCTATCTTAGGCTACTTAAGTTTACCTATTTTTGCTCAGCTCAATGACCCCTTAAGTAGGCTCTTGCTAACCGTCGCTTTAGCATTAGGAACCTTTCAGATTGGACAATTCTTGGGGGTATCGGGTGCGGTGGCGGTAGTCATTGCTGGACTCATTTTTGGCAATCTTGGGTTAACTCGCAGTTCATCTGCTTCTGATCGCATTGCTTTATTGAGTTTTTGGGAGTATGCAGGTTTTGGAGTCAATACATTTATTTTCTTGCTAATCGGCATCGAGATTAACCCAGTGACGCTGTGGAAAATTCTACCGTCTATCCTGCTTGTGATTTTGGCGTGTCAACTGGGGCGAATTCTCTCAGTCTACTTGTTGCTAGCCGGACTGCGTTGGTTCGATCGCCCCATTCCCCTACGCTGGCAGCATGTTTTATTCCTAGGGAATATTAAAGGCTCTTTGTCAATGGCATTGGCGCTCAGTATTCCACTAACTTTGCCTGGACGAAATAATATCATTGAATTGATCTTTGGCGCAGTGCTGTTCTCTCTAGTTGGACAAGGGCTAAGTCTACCTTGGCTGGTCAAACGGTTAAAAATCAATCAAGCTTCTGATGAAATGGAACAGTCTGGAAAGCTACAGATTCAGTTAATTGCAGCTAAAGCAGCTCAAGACGAATTAGACAGTTTACTGAAGTCAGGCATCCTGCCCAAGGCAATTTACGAAGAACTTTGGGCGTCCTACCAGGCACGAGTAGCAGAGTCAGAACGGGTGCTGCGTGACTTTCATAATCAATATCGGGCAGATCAACTACGGGGCGATCGCCACGGACTAGACGCAATTCGGCGGCAGCTGCTTCTAGCAGAAAAAGGTGCCGTGAGTGCTGCGCTCCGCAAGCGAATTGTGCCAGAAGATCTGGTACAACCTTACATTAAAGATTTGGATGAGAAACTTTTAAAGTTGGAAGATGACTAG
- a CDS encoding DUF3124 domain-containing protein translates to MKLKQHFWVCWAIAAIVPTACSTQTALQKQKLSSEQKTSLRAATVDRAKVVMGQTLYVPIYSHIYHYNSQDHVMDLSATLSIRNTDLTNSIIITSVRYYDTDGQLIRKNVESPVELKPLASTNFFIAADDTSGGSGANFIVEWVAEKKVYEPVIEAIMISTYYQQGISFVSPAKVLKQHGMPN, encoded by the coding sequence ATGAAGCTAAAGCAGCATTTCTGGGTTTGTTGGGCGATCGCTGCGATCGTCCCCACTGCTTGTTCAACTCAAACTGCCTTACAAAAGCAAAAATTGAGTTCTGAGCAGAAAACCTCGTTGAGGGCAGCTACTGTAGATCGAGCAAAAGTGGTGATGGGACAGACCTTATATGTTCCTATTTACTCACATATTTATCACTACAATAGTCAGGATCATGTGATGGATCTGTCAGCTACGCTTAGTATTCGCAATACAGATCTGACTAATTCAATTATTATTACTTCTGTACGGTACTATGACACTGATGGGCAACTGATTCGAAAAAATGTTGAGAGCCCAGTAGAACTTAAACCACTTGCTTCCACAAACTTTTTCATTGCAGCAGACGATACAAGTGGTGGATCAGGTGCAAACTTTATTGTGGAGTGGGTTGCAGAAAAAAAGGTTTATGAGCCTGTCATTGAAGCCATCATGATTAGTACATATTATCAGCAGGGGATTTCGTTTGTTAGCCCTGCTAAAGTTCTTAAACAGCACGGAATGCCAAACTGA
- a CDS encoding transcriptional repressor, protein MPSSYTAASLKAELNERGWRMTPQREVILHVFQNLPEGNHLSAEDLYELLESQNAGISLSTIYRTLKLMSRMGILRELELAEGHKHYEINQPSPYHHHHLICVRCGKTIEFKSDSVLKVGAKVAEKEGFHLLDCQMTVHAVCPTCQRSLNPLV, encoded by the coding sequence ATGCCAAGTTCCTATACTGCTGCATCGCTCAAGGCAGAACTGAACGAACGCGGCTGGCGGATGACCCCCCAACGGGAAGTCATTCTCCACGTCTTCCAAAACCTCCCCGAAGGCAATCATCTCAGTGCAGAAGATCTCTATGAGCTGCTAGAAAGCCAGAATGCAGGCATTAGTTTATCCACCATCTACCGCACCCTCAAGCTCATGTCCCGCATGGGGATTTTGCGAGAACTCGAGCTTGCAGAAGGCCACAAACACTATGAAATTAACCAACCCTCGCCCTACCACCACCACCATTTGATCTGTGTGCGTTGTGGTAAAACGATCGAGTTTAAGAGCGATTCTGTGCTCAAAGTTGGGGCCAAAGTCGCTGAAAAAGAAGGCTTCCATCTGCTGGATTGCCAAATGACCGTGCACGCCGTTTGTCCCACCTGCCAGCGATCGCTCAACCCATTGGTTTAG
- the acnB gene encoding bifunctional aconitate hydratase 2/2-methylisocitrate dehydratase — MLEAYRAHVADRAALGIPPLPLSAEQTADLCELLKNPPAGEEDFLVELLRDRIPPGVDQAAYVKAGFLTAIAKGDASSPLISPIYAVELLGTMMGGYNVSALLDLLKSDDVTIAEAATIALSKTLLVYDAFHDVQELAASGHANAQRVMQAWADAEWFTSRPTLPEAITITVFKVPGETNTDDLSPATHATTRPDIPLHATAMLETRLPGSLDVIAELKQKGHPVAYVGDVVGTGSSRKSAINSVLWHMGDDIPFVPNKRSGGFVIGSKIAPIFFNTAEDSGALPIECDVAQMNTGDVITIYPYQGEVKNAEGATIATFSLKPDTILDEVRAGGRIPLLIGRTLTDKARTALGLTPSDLFVRPQMPADTGKGFTLAQKMVGKACGLPGVRPGTSCEPIMTTVGSQDTTGPMTRDELKELACLGFSADLVMQSFCHTAAYPKPVDLKTHAELPDFINTRGGVSLRPGDGIIHSWLNRMLLPDTVGTGGDSHTRFPLGISFPAGSGLVAFAAALGAMPLDMPESVLVRFKGELQPGITLRDIVNAIPYVAIQQGKLTVAKENKKNVFSGRIIEMEGLPNLKLEQAFELTDATAERSAAGCTIALSTETVSEYLRSNVALLKNMVARGYGDARTILRRVRKMEEWLANPVLLKADADAEYADIIEVDLDQIKEPIVAAPNDPDNIKTLSEVAGDPVQEVFIGSCMTNIGHYRAAAKVLEGKPALEGVRLWIAPPTRMDETQLRKEGIYDTFEGVQARTEVPGCSLCMGNQARVEDNTTVFSTSTRNFNNRMGKGAQVYLGSAELAAACALLGKIPTIEEYMAIVGDKLNPLADDLYRYLNFDQIAGFEDEGRTVSKEEEAQLAASIG; from the coding sequence ATGTTAGAAGCGTACCGTGCCCACGTCGCCGATCGTGCCGCTCTGGGCATTCCCCCCCTCCCCCTCAGCGCAGAACAAACCGCCGACCTGTGCGAACTGCTGAAAAATCCTCCCGCTGGTGAAGAAGATTTCCTCGTAGAACTGCTGCGCGATCGCATTCCCCCCGGCGTAGACCAAGCCGCCTACGTCAAAGCAGGATTCCTCACCGCGATCGCCAAAGGTGACGCCAGCAGCCCCCTGATCAGCCCCATCTATGCAGTGGAATTGCTCGGCACCATGATGGGCGGCTACAACGTCAGTGCCCTGCTGGACTTGCTGAAGTCCGACGATGTCACGATCGCTGAAGCCGCCACGATCGCCCTCAGCAAAACCTTGCTGGTCTACGACGCCTTCCACGACGTACAGGAACTCGCCGCCAGCGGCCACGCCAACGCCCAACGGGTTATGCAAGCCTGGGCCGACGCCGAATGGTTCACCAGCCGCCCCACCCTACCGGAAGCCATCACCATCACCGTCTTTAAAGTCCCCGGCGAAACCAACACCGACGACCTCTCCCCCGCCACCCACGCCACCACCCGCCCGGACATTCCCCTGCACGCCACCGCTATGCTGGAGACGCGCCTGCCCGGTTCCCTGGACGTGATTGCGGAACTGAAGCAGAAAGGGCATCCCGTGGCCTACGTCGGCGATGTCGTCGGAACCGGATCATCCCGCAAATCGGCTATCAACTCCGTCCTTTGGCACATGGGCGACGATATCCCCTTCGTCCCCAACAAGCGATCGGGCGGCTTCGTCATCGGGAGCAAAATCGCACCCATCTTCTTCAACACTGCCGAAGACTCCGGCGCACTGCCGATCGAATGTGATGTCGCCCAAATGAACACCGGCGATGTCATTACCATCTATCCCTACCAAGGCGAAGTGAAAAATGCTGAGGGAGCAACGATCGCAACCTTCAGCCTCAAACCCGACACGATTCTGGACGAAGTGCGAGCCGGAGGTCGGATTCCCCTACTCATTGGCCGCACCCTCACCGACAAAGCCCGCACCGCCCTGGGTCTAACCCCCAGCGACCTCTTCGTGCGGCCCCAAATGCCAGCGGATACGGGCAAAGGCTTCACGCTGGCGCAAAAAATGGTCGGTAAAGCCTGCGGTCTACCCGGTGTGCGGCCTGGGACTTCCTGCGAACCCATCATGACCACCGTCGGCTCCCAGGACACCACCGGCCCCATGACGCGGGACGAACTGAAGGAACTGGCCTGCCTGGGCTTCAGCGCCGATTTAGTCATGCAGAGCTTCTGCCACACGGCTGCCTATCCTAAACCCGTGGATCTCAAGACCCATGCGGAATTGCCCGATTTCATCAACACGCGCGGTGGCGTTTCCCTACGTCCCGGCGATGGCATTATCCACTCCTGGCTGAACCGGATGCTGTTACCGGATACCGTCGGCACCGGCGGCGATTCCCACACCCGTTTCCCCCTGGGAATTTCCTTCCCCGCTGGGTCGGGCTTGGTGGCCTTTGCCGCAGCGTTGGGAGCCATGCCCTTGGACATGCCGGAATCCGTGCTGGTGCGCTTTAAGGGCGAGTTGCAACCGGGCATCACGCTGCGGGATATCGTCAATGCAATTCCCTACGTGGCGATTCAACAGGGCAAACTGACCGTCGCCAAGGAGAACAAGAAAAACGTCTTCTCCGGCAGAATTATTGAAATGGAAGGCTTGCCCAACCTGAAGCTGGAACAGGCGTTTGAATTGACCGATGCGACGGCGGAACGCTCAGCGGCGGGTTGCACGATCGCCCTCAGTACTGAAACTGTGAGCGAATATCTCCGTTCTAACGTCGCGTTGCTGAAAAACATGGTGGCACGGGGCTATGGCGATGCCCGTACCATTCTCCGTCGGGTTCGTAAAATGGAAGAATGGCTGGCTAATCCAGTATTGTTAAAAGCAGATGCCGATGCGGAATATGCCGACATCATCGAAGTGGATCTGGATCAGATTAAAGAACCGATCGTGGCGGCTCCCAACGATCCGGACAATATCAAAACCCTGTCGGAAGTGGCGGGCGATCCGGTGCAGGAAGTGTTCATCGGTTCCTGCATGACCAATATTGGTCACTACCGCGCCGCCGCCAAGGTACTGGAAGGCAAGCCCGCCCTAGAAGGCGTCCGATTGTGGATTGCGCCCCCCACGCGGATGGATGAAACCCAACTGCGCAAGGAAGGCATCTATGACACCTTTGAAGGCGTCCAGGCGCGGACGGAAGTGCCCGGTTGTTCCCTCTGCATGGGCAACCAAGCACGGGTAGAAGACAACACCACCGTGTTTTCCACTTCCACCCGAAACTTCAATAACCGCATGGGTAAAGGGGCTCAGGTGTATCTGGGCTCCGCTGAGTTGGCCGCTGCCTGCGCTTTGTTGGGCAAGATTCCCACGATCGAAGAATACATGGCGATCGTCGGTGACAAGCTCAATCCCCTAGCGGATGACCTGTACCGCTATCTCAACTTCGACCAAATCGCTGGGTTTGAAGATGAGGGTCGCACGGTGTCCAAGGAAGAAGAAGCTCAGCTAGCCGCGAGTATCGGCTAG
- a CDS encoding AAA family ATPase: MLVKELQIRAFRGIDSLDFEFQPGINVLIGVNGVGKSSILECLARCVFLYTEFILPTRYHQKIIFPTIECIKSGYEHMFVSLRAQINADEEGDWGLSLSRNYTLDGFLANTPDDLTRFGSPFLTDVQEKFKEAYLKNPAINVPLSIYYPTHRRTPQEDFSLRESDWFDRASNLTLNNQVIENQSIDFSDFFLWFREREDLENEQRLEQEPSYRDRQLEAVRQAIPQFLPGFSDLRVRRQRLRITVSKQGQELSINQLSDGEKSLLTMVADIARRLAIHHPSLDNPLQGTGVIMIDEIDAHLHPQWQRRIVPALQNAFPNCQFILATHSPLIISDLPPDNIYLLHQVDDRIAASHPEVSLGRDVNQILELVMDVPDRPARFKQDLQALFRLIDEGNLEEAKQLKTELEQLIGMDEPEFAKADVMIRRKEILGR; encoded by the coding sequence ATGTTAGTTAAAGAGCTTCAGATCCGTGCCTTTCGTGGAATCGATTCCTTAGACTTTGAGTTTCAACCGGGAATTAACGTCTTAATCGGTGTGAATGGCGTTGGAAAATCGAGCATTTTAGAATGCCTAGCGCGATGCGTATTTCTGTACACAGAGTTCATTCTTCCAACCCGATATCACCAAAAAATAATTTTTCCAACGATCGAATGCATTAAGTCTGGGTATGAACACATGTTTGTTTCGCTCAGGGCACAGATCAACGCTGATGAAGAAGGCGATTGGGGACTATCACTCAGCAGAAACTACACCTTAGACGGTTTTTTGGCAAACACCCCGGATGATTTAACTCGATTTGGCTCACCATTTCTGACTGATGTTCAGGAAAAATTCAAAGAAGCCTACTTAAAAAATCCCGCCATCAATGTCCCGCTGTCGATTTATTATCCGACCCATCGCAGAACCCCCCAAGAAGACTTTTCCCTGAGAGAATCAGATTGGTTCGATCGAGCCAGCAATTTAACGCTAAATAACCAGGTTATTGAAAATCAAAGTATTGATTTTTCAGATTTCTTTTTATGGTTTAGAGAACGGGAAGATTTAGAAAACGAACAACGCTTGGAACAAGAGCCGAGCTATCGCGATCGGCAATTAGAAGCAGTCCGTCAGGCGATTCCCCAGTTTCTGCCGGGATTTTCCGATCTGCGGGTTCGCCGCCAACGCCTCAGAATTACCGTTTCCAAACAGGGTCAAGAACTTTCGATTAACCAGCTTTCTGATGGTGAAAAATCACTGTTAACGATGGTGGCAGATATTGCCCGTCGCCTAGCGATTCACCATCCCAGCCTCGATAATCCGCTGCAAGGTACGGGCGTTATTATGATTGACGAAATTGATGCGCACTTACATCCTCAATGGCAGCGACGGATCGTTCCTGCGTTGCAAAATGCATTCCCCAATTGCCAGTTTATTCTTGCAACCCACTCCCCCCTGATCATCAGCGATCTCCCCCCAGACAATATTTATCTCCTCCATCAAGTGGACGATCGGATTGCAGCCAGTCACCCAGAGGTTTCCCTAGGCCGGGATGTCAATCAAATCCTAGAACTGGTGATGGATGTCCCCGATCGGCCAGCACGATTTAAACAGGATTTACAAGCGCTATTTCGGTTGATTGATGAGGGTAATTTAGAGGAAGCGAAACAACTCAAAACAGAACTAGAACAACTAATCGGCATGGACGAACCGGAATTTGCCAAAGCCGATGTCATGATTCGACGGAAAGAGATTTTGGGACGATGA
- a CDS encoding retron system putative HNH endonuclease, with product MRFIQKQSEPAEFSQWKQKANDDWQPTWENFQKPEKAIVHQALIAEQGHICCYCGQRITPTNSHIEHFQPRTLYPDLHLRYTNLLASCPGYPEAETPQPKQIHRPLQEFCGQQKGAWYDPHRTVSPLQPDCTTYFRYTASGEILPTQDTSKADAAQTTIEKLRLDHIKLNNQRKAAIDGALVDFETLTTEDIQKLIEGYDRPNSSGQYSPFCTAVIYTLQQFI from the coding sequence ATGAGATTTATCCAAAAACAATCCGAGCCTGCTGAATTTAGCCAATGGAAACAGAAAGCCAACGACGATTGGCAGCCCACCTGGGAGAACTTTCAAAAACCCGAAAAAGCGATCGTGCACCAAGCCCTCATTGCCGAGCAGGGTCACATTTGTTGCTACTGTGGGCAGCGCATCACCCCAACCAACAGCCACATTGAGCACTTCCAACCCCGCACCCTGTATCCAGACCTGCATCTACGCTACACCAATCTACTGGCCTCCTGTCCCGGCTATCCCGAAGCAGAAACCCCGCAACCGAAACAAATCCATCGCCCATTACAGGAATTCTGCGGCCAGCAAAAAGGCGCATGGTACGACCCACACCGCACCGTCTCGCCCCTACAACCAGACTGCACCACCTACTTCCGCTACACAGCATCCGGCGAAATTCTGCCGACTCAAGATACCAGTAAAGCCGATGCAGCCCAAACCACGATCGAAAAGCTAAGGCTTGATCACATCAAGTTGAATAATCAACGCAAAGCCGCGATCGACGGTGCCTTAGTAGACTTTGAGACTTTAACCACTGAAGACATACAGAAGCTAATCGAAGGCTACGATCGGCCTAATTCGTCCGGTCAGTACAGTCCTTTCTGCACTGCTGTTATTTATACATTGCAGCAATTCATATAA
- a CDS encoding molybdopterin-dependent oxidoreductase, with translation MTDLLWTRRHFLRMAGLSTTSLALGGCASADLANLVGQLSEPLNQSIESLLLNPQKPVPEFSRDRIEPDKLLVNGYSRYYPTLDRSTFRLEIDGAVDRPLSLTLPELYKLPKTSMVIRHVCVEGWAAIVQWAGIALRDLVQLAQPKPDVKYAYFQSADGYYESWDIASSLHPQTLLAYEMNGAELPIPNGAPLRLAAPIKLGYKQSKWVTRVTLTDSLLPPDWLRDRPRDPALQAALAYGGIYQPRTGFWEDQGYEWFAGL, from the coding sequence ATGACTGATTTACTTTGGACTAGACGCCATTTTTTGCGCATGGCTGGCCTTTCGACCACAAGTTTGGCCCTAGGGGGGTGTGCCTCGGCGGACTTGGCCAACTTAGTCGGTCAACTGTCGGAACCGCTCAACCAGTCGATCGAATCCCTCTTGCTCAATCCCCAAAAGCCCGTCCCGGAATTTTCCCGCGATCGCATCGAACCGGACAAACTCCTGGTCAACGGCTATTCCCGCTACTACCCCACCTTAGATCGATCGACCTTTCGCCTGGAGATTGACGGAGCGGTCGATCGGCCGCTCTCACTGACCCTGCCGGAACTCTACAAACTGCCCAAAACCTCCATGGTCATCCGCCATGTCTGCGTGGAAGGCTGGGCGGCGATCGTCCAGTGGGCCGGAATCGCGCTGCGGGACTTGGTGCAACTGGCCCAACCCAAACCCGACGTCAAATATGCCTACTTCCAATCCGCCGACGGCTACTACGAAAGCTGGGACATCGCCTCCTCGCTCCATCCCCAAACCCTGCTGGCCTACGAAATGAACGGCGCGGAATTACCCATCCCCAACGGTGCTCCCCTGCGCCTCGCCGCCCCCATCAAACTGGGTTACAAGCAAAGCAAATGGGTCACCCGCGTGACCCTGACCGATAGCCTACTCCCGCCGGACTGGTTGCGCGATCGACCCCGTGATCCCGCCCTGCAAGCCGCCCTCGCCTATGGTGGCATCTACCAACCCCGCACCGGATTTTGGGAAGACCAAGGCTACGAATGGTTCGCTGGCCTATAA
- the smpB gene encoding SsrA-binding protein SmpB: protein MNTKSTKTDKSESFKIVSDNRQARFQYEILETYEAGVELVGTEVKSIRAGRVNLRDGFALIRNGEVLLLNVHISPHQTAAQFFNHDPRRTRKLLLHRQEIRKLIGQVEQQGLTLVPLKMYLKRGWVKIDLALVRGKKLHDKREDVRRREDQRDMQRAMKRGV, encoded by the coding sequence ATGAATACCAAATCCACCAAAACAGATAAATCAGAAAGCTTCAAAATCGTCAGCGACAACCGTCAGGCCCGCTTTCAGTACGAAATTTTGGAGACCTACGAAGCCGGAGTTGAACTCGTTGGCACGGAGGTCAAATCCATTCGGGCCGGACGGGTCAACCTGCGGGATGGGTTTGCCCTGATCCGCAATGGGGAAGTGCTCCTGTTGAATGTCCACATTTCTCCCCACCAAACCGCCGCCCAATTTTTTAACCACGATCCTCGACGGACACGAAAGTTACTGCTGCATCGTCAGGAAATCCGCAAACTGATTGGACAGGTGGAACAGCAGGGGCTGACCCTCGTACCGCTGAAAATGTACCTCAAACGCGGTTGGGTCAAAATTGACCTAGCGCTCGTCCGTGGGAAAAAGCTGCATGACAAACGGGAAGACGTGCGCCGCCGGGAAGACCAGCGGGATATGCAGCGGGCCATGAAACGAGGAGTATAG